A window from Nothobranchius furzeri strain GRZ-AD chromosome 17, NfurGRZ-RIMD1, whole genome shotgun sequence encodes these proteins:
- the snrnp27 gene encoding U4/U6.U5 small nuclear ribonucleoprotein 27 kDa protein translates to MGRSRSRTPRRERRRSRSTSREHERRRRERDRSRSRDRERDRRRSRSRSPHRRRSRSPPRRHRSSSSSPMRQKDRRDDERKEVKDKSSKPIQISAEDMQGKTEEEIEMMKLMGFSSFDSSKGKKTDGSVNAFAINVSMKRKYRQYMNRKGGFNRPLDFIA, encoded by the exons ATGGGTCGGAGCCGCAGTCGAACGCCTAGACGAG AGAGAAGACGATCTCGCTCTACTTCACGTGAGCATGAGCGAAGGCGGAGGGAGAGGGACCGCTCTCGCTCTAGAGATCGGGAGCGAGACCGACGCAGATCTCGTTCACGTTCTCCACACAGGAGGCGTTCAAG GTCTCCCCCTAGGCGCCACCGCTCTTCCTCGTCGTCTCCCATGAGACAGAAGGACAGACGTGATGATGAGCGCAAAGAAGTGAAAGACAAGTCTTCAAAGCCCATCCAGATCTCAG CAGAGGACATGCAGGGCAAAACGGAGGAGGAAATTGAAATGATGAAGTTAATGGGATTTTCTTCATTTGATTCTTCTAAA GGGAAGAAAACAGATGGATCAGTTAATGCATTTGCCATCAACGTTAGCATGAAGAGAAAGTACAG GCAGTACATGAACAGAAAGGGAGGATTCAACAGGCCGCTGGATTTCATCGCTTGA